From the genome of Salvia splendens isolate huo1 chromosome 7, SspV2, whole genome shotgun sequence:
TTGTTGATTCATGGAATCATCACAATTATATCAATACTTCACATACCAGTCAactaaaaccctaatttctacaAAACAGTTACCCAAATCatcatatataaaaaattacgGAGTAGAATTTAGAAATCCTTGTTGAAATCGTTAATCACATAATTTGAATTTACCTTCGCACGATTTCGATCgccttttttcctctctccctcttccCAAATCTGATCGtctttttcctctctccctcttccCAAATCAGATTCTCTCTCTTCTCAAACTCAATCAGTCTTGTAAAATGGAGGATATCGGTAATAATTTGCTGAATTAGTAAGGGTAAATATGGAAAGTTAAGTAATTGTGCATGCCGATTAATTTAGTCAGTGGGGGGAGGTCCAGATGACTAATCCTATGACTATTCATCCTAGACTTAATCCAGGATTAAGTCAAAGATATAGTATCCCCAACCGAACATGAGATGAATCTAATTTTGGGATTTAGTATGGCCAACCGAACGGGCACAAAATAGATGTAGAAGTCAAAAAATTTCACTTTATTTTGGATCTACTTCATTACCTACATACTAAAAAAAGTTATCCTATGTTACCACAACCCAATAATTCTAGCCTTCATTGGCAGAGATTTTCTTCCCCACTTAGATATAGATAGTGGTTATATTTCTGAAGCCTATAATTCCATACAATCAATTTCCACACCATGTATCTATCAAAGTGGACCACTTGCTACTTGAAGTCTTGTTATTTTCTGTAAAATAGTTGAGCTGATTATATTACCCCAAAGAAGATATGTATAGAATTCCAAAATAAGTCTTGGAAAAATAATCTCTCTAAAATAGATGATTCAGCCCGTTCACTATCTTTgcgatttttcatttttgttataGCTCCAATAATTGATTGTGTGTGAGTAggcttgatttttttttaagacTATCAATAAAgattcttcatttacttaatTATAACTTGAACCCTAAATTTATTGACTGGAGAGGaaatattttaccaattaaacTGTTTTCATCATCATATAATATGTTGAGAACGAATAAATTCCATTTCTATACTAGTATGCGATTAAAGAATTTAAAGTGATAAAACACTAGTCTGTGTCTGTGtattgtcacatttcacttttgcTACTGTCTAATGCTACAcccacaaataaaataaaagaaataaaaaaaacatgctaGAATTGCCATACTAAATTTAGATAAATTAGCATTTATTTAATCAAGTGAGCTCTGCATACATTTTTCACGTGAAAAATTATGACTTTTTAGCAAAAATATTGGAAAAGTATATACTCCTATTACTAAAAATTTTAAGCTCAACTTTTTAAAATCCTGTTATTACGTGGATATCACAATCCTTTATCACTGTTTAGCCACTTGTTTAGTTGTTGAAATGATAGTACTTTGGAGATTCGAGTATGTTGACACACCTGAATCAAATGGCTAGCactaatataaaatgaaatattattgaGAAAATAAATGCTTATGCTAGTTTTTTCTCCATAAACTGTGACAAGCTTTAATTGATCTAATTTCTatgtttaattattaatatctTAACTATCGGTGgtataaaaaattaagaaagaaTTACAAATTTAGTCTTTCAACTATGTAGTGGAGTAATATTGAATGCGATTACTTACCTTTAAAAATATTTCAGACGCATTTAATATTAGTGCATAATTCATTATCTAAATCTGTagttttattaaatataatagaGTAAATGTATATCGGAgatgaaaaataataaatgatgAGCATGAACTGTCATCAACCGCCACCAAGCTTGACTCTCGCAAAATAACAGATAGTAACCATTTGAACTTAGTAATCTTATTCCAATCGTTGTCGGTTTTGTCTTAAATTCAACATTTTGCCCCTTTCATTTGGATTCGGCAGTTCAACCGCCCTACTATCTTTGTCTTCCCATACCCAACTATTaccatctttttttttattattattattattattattattattattattattattattattattattattattattattattattattatcattcaTCCTATAAATTATAATCCCGTTTTCTAATTTTGTCATGAATAAACGACCGAATTCAATATTTATGTGTTGGGATCTTGGATCGTGATGAATGAATGAGCACAGCACACCGAGAgcttacgtggttcggcgtaagcctacctCCACAGGAAAGTGTTTGGATCTTGATTGAATATCACACACGCTCACTCAACGATTACAAAGCTTAACAACAAAGAATCAAACTAACATTAGCTACAATCTAATCTCAAGAAAACTAGCTCTAGTTTCAGATTGATCTTCCCTCTTTTCTCTCTTTGATAATCGAACGAAGACTCTCTGGCTTCTTCACACAAGAGAGCTGATACTTTTTATCTCACTCTCAACAGCCAATTGGTTACAACTAACTCATCTTAGCTTGGATCACCTGCAGCAGGGTATCATGTGCACGCACCTGTGCACCCGAGCttattgtgtgtgtgtgggggGGATCAGCTTGTGTGGCCACCAAACTTacattatgtaattttaaatgaatttctTTCAAtcaccatttttttaaaaaaaaaatctctctTAATAATGATATTATTGCATAGTGCTGACTATTATACCAAATATTAGTTAGATAGGACAGAAATAAACGGATTAGATTCATTTAGAAGTCCACTTCACAGTAGGGGCGTAGTTAGCAAGTGCGAAACGATTCTGCACTGATCATCATTTACTTCTCGCTAACCCTTTTCGTTTCACACTGTCTAGCTAACATATTAACACAACGATAGCTATGAACTGACAGCTGTTGGCAGACAAATCCTTACTAAAACAAAACCAGAGCTCCTCCCATTTACAATCCAAACCATAATCATTCCTCAATCACCATGGCCGAAGCTCACCCACACATCAATGGTGTGACTCAATTCTTCTCCTTAATCAATTACTCTTTAATctccttttattattattacgcTAATTAAACAGCCtttctccccctctctctttAGGTCtgaaaccagaagcatcagcagcagcagctgagACCTCACCAGAAGAAATCACCACGAAACCTGTGACAAAAAGGTACAAATGGTGGCTGAAAATGCTCCTCTACTCCTTCTTCGTCCTCGCCGGCCAGTCCGTCGGAACCATCCTCGGCCGAGTCTACTACGACAACGGCGGCAAGAGCAACTGGATGGCCACACTAGTCCAAGTCATCGGCTTCCCCGTCCTCATCCCCTTCCAATTCTTCACCACCACCAATAAAAACAACTTTAACGACAACAACACACGCCGCCAGAAACTCCACCTGGCAACGTTCTACGTCGCCATCGGCATCTTCCTCGCAGTCGACTGCATGCTCTACTCCATCGGGCTCCAGTACCTCCCCGTCACCACCTACACCCTCCTCTGCGCCAGCCAGCTCGGCTTCAACGCCGTCTTCTCCCTATTCCTCAACCGCCAGCGCTTCACCCCTTTCATCATTAACTCCCTCTTCCTCCTCACCGTCTCCTCCGCCCTCCTCGTCTTCGAGCCCGACACCGCCGCCGGCGGCCCCACCAAAATCTCCAAGCGGAAATACGTCATCGGATTCGTGTGCACCCTCGCGGCCTCCGCCGGCTACGCGATCATGCTGTCGCTCACGCAGCTGGCGTTTCAACATCTGATCAAGAAGGAAACCACACGCGCGATCGTCGACATGACGATCTACCAGAATCTGGTGGCCACCGTCGTGATCGTCGTCG
Proteins encoded in this window:
- the LOC121742331 gene encoding probable purine permease 10, with amino-acid sequence MAEAHPHINGLKPEASAAAAETSPEEITTKPVTKRYKWWLKMLLYSFFVLAGQSVGTILGRVYYDNGGKSNWMATLVQVIGFPVLIPFQFFTTTNKNNFNDNNTRRQKLHLATFYVAIGIFLAVDCMLYSIGLQYLPVTTYTLLCASQLGFNAVFSLFLNRQRFTPFIINSLFLLTVSSALLVFEPDTAAGGPTKISKRKYVIGFVCTLAASAGYAIMLSLTQLAFQHLIKKETTRAIVDMTIYQNLVATVVIVVGLFAAGDWRRLEAEMEGFKTGRVSYLMNLFWTAVSWQVFGVGCIGLIFKVSSLFSNVISILGLPAAPVLAVIFIGERLTGLKAVSMLLAVWGFVSYIYQHYLDDLKRKELERSGNDAGVELPLVDERASARPS